From the Montipora capricornis isolate CH-2021 chromosome 2, ASM3666992v2, whole genome shotgun sequence genome, one window contains:
- the LOC138038374 gene encoding tRNA-uridine aminocarboxypropyltransferase 2-like isoform X1 → MADLCDKGNDWDFFRSFADVPLTPPEKRDMCTRCKRPLSVCLCAHFPSTFLPISTAIHVLQHPREESRLLTTVPLLQACLPPEKIFIRRGRRFYKNDHPDLHNMITKPTTLLLYPGPSAENIESLEQLSPGEHYDVIVLDGTWRQAKDIFNNNPFLCQARQVQLQHDSISEYVIRTQPNSKSLCTIEAIALTLSFLENNDEIAETLIRPLRALCKIQLDHGAVVHLNKEHEDEILLRMERQERKQKQRLIDGESKE, encoded by the exons ATGGCGGATTTGTGCGATAAGGGTAATGACTGGGATTTTTTTCGTAGTTTCGCTGATGTTCCATTGACTCCACCCGAAAAAAGAGATATGTGCACAAGATGCAA GAGACCTCTTTCAGTGTGCTTGTGTGCTCATTTTCCATCGACTTTTCTTCCCATTTCAACAGCAATTCACGTACTACAGCATCCTCGTGAG gAATCTAGACTCTTAACAACAGTCCCTTTATTACAAGCTTGTCTTCCTCCAGAGAAAATATTTATAAGGAGGGGAAGAAGATTTTACAAAAATGACCATCCAGATCTGCACAATATGATAACTAAACCAACAACATTGCTTCTCTATCCTGGACCTTCCG ctgaaaatattGAGTCACTTGAACAGCTTTCTCCTGGTGAACATTATGATGTTATTGTCCTCGATGGCACATGGCGGCAGGCCAAAGATATTTTTAACAACAATCCATTCCTATGCCAGGCCAGGCAG gtCCAATTACAACACGACAGCATCAGCGAATATGTGATCCGAACACAACCCAACAGCAAAAGTTTATGCACCATAGAAGCCATCGCCTTGACTCTAtcatttcttgaaaacaatgatGAAATTGCAGAG ACATTGATCCGACCTCTTAGAGCTTTGTGCAAAATCCAGTTGGATCATGGAGCTGTAGTGCACTTGAACAAGGAGCATGAAGACGAGATCTTGTTACGAAT
- the LOC138038374 gene encoding tRNA-uridine aminocarboxypropyltransferase 2-like isoform X2, whose protein sequence is MADLCDKGNDWDFFRSFADVPLTPPEKRDMCTRCKRPLSVCLCAHFPSTFLPISTAIHVLQHPREESRLLTTVPLLQACLPPEKIFIRRGRRFYKNDHPDLHNMITKPTTLLLYPGPSAENIESLEQLSPGEHYDVIVLDGTWRQAKDIFNNNPFLCQARQVQLQHDSISEYVIRTQPNSKSLCTIEAIALTLSFLENNDEIAETLIRPLRALCKIQLDHGAVVHLNKEHEDEILLRIIQIMFVP, encoded by the exons ATGGCGGATTTGTGCGATAAGGGTAATGACTGGGATTTTTTTCGTAGTTTCGCTGATGTTCCATTGACTCCACCCGAAAAAAGAGATATGTGCACAAGATGCAA GAGACCTCTTTCAGTGTGCTTGTGTGCTCATTTTCCATCGACTTTTCTTCCCATTTCAACAGCAATTCACGTACTACAGCATCCTCGTGAG gAATCTAGACTCTTAACAACAGTCCCTTTATTACAAGCTTGTCTTCCTCCAGAGAAAATATTTATAAGGAGGGGAAGAAGATTTTACAAAAATGACCATCCAGATCTGCACAATATGATAACTAAACCAACAACATTGCTTCTCTATCCTGGACCTTCCG ctgaaaatattGAGTCACTTGAACAGCTTTCTCCTGGTGAACATTATGATGTTATTGTCCTCGATGGCACATGGCGGCAGGCCAAAGATATTTTTAACAACAATCCATTCCTATGCCAGGCCAGGCAG gtCCAATTACAACACGACAGCATCAGCGAATATGTGATCCGAACACAACCCAACAGCAAAAGTTTATGCACCATAGAAGCCATCGCCTTGACTCTAtcatttcttgaaaacaatgatGAAATTGCAGAG ACATTGATCCGACCTCTTAGAGCTTTGTGCAAAATCCAGTTGGATCATGGAGCTGTAGTGCACTTGAACAAGGAGCATGAAGACGAGATCTTGTTACGAAT AATTCAAATAATGTTTGTCCCTTAA